One segment of Gammaproteobacteria bacterium DNA contains the following:
- a CDS encoding PilZ domain-containing protein, whose protein sequence is MEIEKRTFRRIAADHSIRILEPDGTTFSAIAVDVSLTGMQVLCDGPTMSRITPHGVQTNAGHGIRIHVQVTLADFGKGNSRLGLYGRVVGVRQHGDDEYRLGIQFTDFEPGTYSTLENYIDSHL, encoded by the coding sequence ATGGAAATTGAAAAGCGCACTTTCCGACGCATTGCCGCAGATCATTCCATCCGCATTCTCGAACCGGATGGCACGACCTTCTCCGCCATTGCCGTGGACGTGTCCCTGACCGGGATGCAGGTGCTTTGCGACGGGCCTACCATGTCACGCATCACCCCGCACGGGGTGCAGACCAATGCCGGACATGGCATACGCATCCACGTGCAGGTGACCTTGGCGGATTTTGGCAAAGGTAACAGTCGACTGGGTCTCTATGGACGTGTAGTGGGCGTAAGGCAGCACGGTGACGACGAATACCGGCTGGGGATCCAGTTCACCGACTTCGAGCCCGGCACCTACAGCACCCTGGAAAACTACATAGACAGCCATC
- a CDS encoding aldo/keto reductase, with product MAEANAAHAGEFRLGGKLPVHRLGFGAMRITGPDVWGEPRDRAEALRTLRRVPELGVNFIDTADSYGPDVSEPMIREALHPYPEGLVIATKGGQVRPGPNLWVPLGRPEYLMQQVKLSLRRLGLEQITLWQLHRIDPKVPRAEQFGTIREFLDQGLIRHAGLSEVNVEEIEAARKIFPVATVQNRYHAHSRRYEPVLEYCTAHHIGFIPWAPLAAGRLANPGSPFEQLARRHGATPSQVAIAWLLKRSPAMLPIPGTSRVAHLDENVAAADLVLTDEEFAALARSAPHAGQPPVT from the coding sequence ATGGCTGAAGCCAACGCTGCACACGCCGGCGAGTTCCGGCTGGGCGGCAAATTGCCGGTGCATCGTCTCGGATTCGGCGCAATGCGCATCACCGGGCCCGACGTATGGGGCGAGCCACGCGATCGGGCGGAAGCATTGCGCACGCTGCGCCGGGTACCGGAGCTCGGCGTGAATTTCATCGATACCGCGGATTCCTATGGCCCGGATGTGTCCGAGCCTATGATCCGGGAAGCGCTGCATCCATATCCCGAGGGACTGGTGATTGCAACCAAAGGTGGCCAGGTGCGCCCCGGACCGAACCTCTGGGTGCCGCTCGGTCGCCCCGAATATCTGATGCAGCAGGTCAAGCTGAGTTTGCGCCGGCTCGGGCTCGAGCAGATCACGCTCTGGCAACTGCACCGCATTGATCCCAAGGTGCCACGCGCTGAACAGTTCGGAACGATTCGCGAATTCCTCGACCAGGGGCTGATTCGCCATGCCGGGCTGAGCGAAGTCAACGTCGAGGAAATCGAAGCGGCTCGGAAAATCTTTCCGGTGGCCACGGTGCAGAACCGCTATCACGCGCACAGCCGCCGTTACGAACCGGTACTGGAATACTGCACGGCGCATCACATCGGCTTTATTCCGTGGGCGCCGCTGGCCGCGGGTCGTCTTGCGAATCCCGGCTCGCCGTTTGAGCAGCTTGCGCGCCGCCATGGCGCGACCCCAAGTCAGGTGGCCATTGCCTGGCTGCTCAAGCGCAGTCCGGCCATGCTGCCCATACCCGGCACCTCCCGGGTCGCGCATCTCGACGAAAACGTGGCGGCCGCCGATCTGGTGCTCACGGACGAAGAATTTGCCGCGCTCGCCCGTTCCGCGCCGCACGCGGGACAACCGCCGGTGACCTGA
- a CDS encoding acyl-CoA thioesterase yields the protein MKFDSMPKDRDAAVRTLAMPKDTNGLGDIFGGWIMSHADMAGAILAFRRAGGRVVTVAVSEFVFVGPVYVGDVVSFYTDVARVGHTSIAIDVTVFSQRSDGERETCVKVATAQMTYVRVGANRRPVPVAK from the coding sequence ATGAAATTCGACAGCATGCCCAAGGATCGCGACGCCGCGGTGCGCACACTCGCCATGCCCAAGGACACCAACGGCCTGGGCGATATCTTCGGCGGCTGGATCATGTCGCACGCCGACATGGCCGGCGCAATTCTCGCCTTCCGCCGCGCGGGCGGACGCGTGGTCACTGTCGCGGTCAGCGAGTTCGTGTTCGTGGGCCCGGTGTACGTGGGCGACGTGGTGAGCTTCTACACCGACGTGGCACGCGTCGGCCACACCTCGATAGCCATTGACGTCACGGTATTCTCGCAGCGCAGCGACGGCGAACGCGAAACCTGTGTGAAGGTGGCAACCGCACAGATGACTTACGTGCGCGTCGGCGCCAACCGCCGGCCGGTGCCAGTCGCCAAATAA
- a CDS encoding 3-hydroxyacyl-CoA dehydrogenase NAD-binding domain-containing protein, with translation MPTPSPAPNWRIELDHDDIAWLCFDKAGSGTNVLSGQVLVELGEHLKTLAAKPPRGVVIHSAKTSGFIAGADIKEFTALKTPDDAFQMIRRGQLVLEQLEKLPCPTVALINGFALGGGLELALACRYRVGIDDGRLSLGLPEVKLGIHPGFGGTVRSTRLVGVLPAMSFMLNGRNVHGGEAMHIGLLDRLVKPDAARQAAREMVQRAPTHSSPPLIQKLLAFAPLRPLVANMLVKKVAAKVRRDHYPAPYAIIDLWKKYAGTDEMYVQEAHSIARLMVNDTARNLVRVFLLQDRLKSLGKKSDLALKHVHVVGAGTMGGDIAAWCALRGFEVTLQDREEKYVQPALLRGRKLFAKRLKGIDVQNATNRLKMDVSGAGAADADVVIEAIFENVEAKQTLYKTLDARMKPGAILATNTSSIPLETLRTVLKNPQRLVGLHFFNPVAQMPLVEVVHAADTAPDEIKKALSFTRQIDKLAVPVKSSPGFLVNRILMPYLMEAMLAADQGIAYEAIDQAALDFGMPMGPIELTDTVGLDVSLSVAREFARVFRKPIPQSLTKLVDEKKFGRKTGEGFYRYQDGKPLKDRRRAQPQPADLQDRLILPMLNESVAALRAGIVDDADLLDAGVIFGTGFAPFRGGPINYIRAAGVESLKARLGKLAAQYGERFQPDAGWTASTLREPKA, from the coding sequence ATGCCCACGCCCTCCCCGGCGCCCAATTGGCGCATCGAGCTTGACCACGACGATATTGCCTGGCTGTGTTTCGACAAGGCGGGCAGCGGCACCAATGTGCTGTCCGGTCAGGTGCTGGTGGAACTCGGCGAACACCTCAAGACACTCGCCGCCAAGCCACCCAGAGGCGTGGTGATTCATTCCGCGAAGACCAGCGGTTTCATCGCCGGCGCCGACATCAAGGAATTCACCGCACTCAAGACACCGGACGACGCCTTTCAAATGATCCGTCGCGGCCAACTGGTGCTCGAACAACTGGAGAAACTGCCCTGCCCCACCGTGGCGCTGATCAACGGCTTCGCACTCGGCGGCGGGCTGGAACTCGCGCTCGCCTGCCGCTATCGGGTCGGCATCGACGATGGACGCCTGAGTCTCGGCCTGCCGGAGGTGAAACTCGGCATCCATCCGGGCTTCGGCGGCACGGTACGCTCCACGCGTCTGGTGGGCGTGTTGCCGGCGATGAGCTTCATGCTCAACGGGCGCAACGTGCACGGCGGCGAAGCCATGCACATCGGATTGCTGGATCGCCTCGTGAAACCGGACGCAGCCCGGCAAGCGGCGCGTGAAATGGTGCAGCGCGCGCCGACGCACAGCAGCCCGCCTTTAATCCAGAAATTGCTGGCGTTTGCGCCGCTCCGGCCGCTGGTCGCCAACATGCTGGTGAAGAAAGTCGCGGCCAAGGTACGCCGCGACCATTACCCCGCGCCCTACGCCATCATCGATCTGTGGAAGAAATATGCCGGCACGGATGAAATGTACGTGCAGGAGGCGCACTCCATCGCGCGGCTCATGGTCAACGACACCGCACGCAATCTGGTGCGCGTATTTTTGCTGCAAGACCGGTTGAAGTCCCTGGGCAAAAAATCCGACCTCGCGCTCAAGCACGTGCACGTGGTGGGCGCCGGCACCATGGGCGGCGACATCGCGGCATGGTGCGCGCTGCGCGGTTTTGAAGTGACGCTACAGGACCGCGAGGAGAAATACGTGCAACCCGCACTGCTGCGCGGCCGCAAGCTATTCGCGAAGCGGCTTAAAGGCATTGACGTTCAAAATGCGACTAATCGCCTCAAGATGGACGTGTCGGGCGCGGGCGCAGCGGATGCCGATGTCGTCATTGAGGCGATTTTTGAAAACGTCGAAGCCAAGCAGACGCTCTACAAGACGCTCGATGCCCGGATGAAACCCGGCGCGATTCTGGCCACCAACACTTCCAGCATTCCGCTGGAAACGCTGCGCACCGTGCTCAAGAACCCGCAACGGCTGGTGGGCCTGCACTTTTTCAATCCGGTTGCCCAGATGCCGCTGGTCGAAGTCGTGCATGCGGCCGATACCGCGCCGGACGAAATCAAGAAAGCGCTGTCCTTCACCCGCCAGATAGACAAGCTTGCGGTACCGGTAAAAAGCTCCCCCGGCTTTCTCGTTAACCGTATTCTCATGCCCTATCTCATGGAAGCCATGCTGGCCGCCGACCAGGGCATTGCCTATGAGGCCATCGATCAGGCGGCGCTCGATTTCGGCATGCCCATGGGGCCGATCGAGCTCACTGACACCGTCGGCCTGGATGTGTCGCTGTCCGTGGCGCGAGAGTTCGCTCGCGTATTCCGCAAACCCATCCCGCAGAGCCTCACCAAACTCGTGGATGAGAAAAAATTCGGCCGCAAGACCGGTGAGGGTTTTTACCGCTATCAGGACGGAAAACCCCTGAAAGACAGACGCCGGGCGCAGCCGCAACCCGCCGACCTGCAAGACCGGCTGATCCTGCCGATGCTCAACGAATCCGTCGCCGCGTTGCGCGCCGGCATCGTGGATGACGCCGATCTGCTCGATGCCGGCGTGATCTTCGGCACCGGCTTCGCGCCGTTTCGCGGCGGCCCGATCAATTACATTCGCGCCGCGGGTGTGGAAAGTCTCAAGGCCCGACTGGGTAAACTCGCGGCCCAGTACGGCGAGCGTTTCCAACCCGATGCCGGCTGGACCGCATCTACGCTCAGGGAACCCAAAGCATGA
- a CDS encoding endonuclease/exonuclease/phosphatase family protein has protein sequence MRLLLYNLRYGAGHGPAFNFPLPGIGGYVRATGRNLGRIVEFIESTHPDIAGLIEVDMGSVRAATHNQAEVIANATGLVPAYHNKYARGSINQYLPIVRKQGNAFLTRQTDAIQRFHYFDLGIKRLIIELEMTGLCLFLVHLSLRYRHRQHQMHHLVSLVRSSRKPVIVAGDFNTLSGSEEIDLFAAAAGLHSANVRNQSSWPSSHPYRQLDFILYSQGVRKLAFDIPNVQLSDHLPLVFDFELETAA, from the coding sequence GTGCGTCTGCTGCTGTATAACCTCCGCTACGGCGCCGGTCATGGTCCGGCGTTCAATTTTCCGCTGCCCGGAATCGGCGGCTACGTGCGCGCTACCGGCCGTAATCTCGGACGCATCGTCGAATTCATCGAGTCCACGCACCCGGACATCGCCGGATTGATCGAAGTGGACATGGGCTCGGTGCGCGCCGCCACCCACAATCAGGCCGAGGTCATTGCCAATGCCACCGGCCTGGTGCCCGCGTATCACAACAAATACGCACGCGGCTCGATCAACCAGTATCTTCCGATCGTGCGCAAGCAGGGCAATGCTTTCCTTACGCGCCAGACCGACGCCATCCAGCGCTTTCACTACTTCGATCTCGGCATCAAGCGGTTGATCATCGAGCTGGAAATGACCGGGCTGTGTCTGTTCCTGGTGCATCTGTCACTCAGATACCGGCATCGCCAGCATCAGATGCACCATCTGGTCTCCCTGGTGCGCAGCTCGCGCAAACCGGTAATCGTGGCCGGTGACTTCAACACCTTGTCCGGCAGCGAGGAGATCGACTTGTTTGCCGCGGCCGCCGGATTGCACAGCGCCAACGTGCGCAACCAGTCGTCCTGGCCGAGTTCGCACCCGTACCGGCAACTGGACTTCATTCTCTACAGTCAGGGAGTACGCAAGCTGGCCTTCGACATCCCCAACGTGCAACTCTCCGATCACCTGCCGTTAGTGTTTGATTTCGAGCTGGAGACAGCGGCTTGA
- a CDS encoding phospholipase D-like domain-containing protein yields MQKHTLERPLAPGVAVPPLRLFIEGDELYAAMLAAIGRARHSIKLESYIFADDEIGRQFAAALGARARAGLQVLLHIDAAGSLFWGSHRLAKALRRDGVHVRWFHRWSWRHPSRYNRRNHRKLLVVDGRSGFLGGFNIHRENSRTLYGERRWRDTHVEVQGAAAHNLQIMFDAFWRGQRLRSPVLRAPQATLITNRAHHGRRVLRALYALRADLALRRVWLSTPYFVPDRRTQRALCNAAHRGVDVCVLVPRKSDVRIAQWAARAAYAGLLNAGVKIYKYQPRMLHAKTVVVDGQWGSVGTANIDYRSFFLNYELVLTARQPPFVAELEAQFLDDLAQAEAVYPGRWAQRGWLGRVLELIGWLARRWL; encoded by the coding sequence ATGCAGAAGCACACTCTGGAACGGCCGCTGGCGCCCGGCGTCGCAGTTCCACCGTTGCGCCTGTTCATTGAAGGCGACGAGCTCTACGCGGCGATGCTCGCAGCCATCGGGCGTGCGCGCCATTCCATCAAGCTGGAAAGTTACATCTTTGCGGACGACGAAATCGGCCGGCAATTTGCCGCCGCACTTGGTGCGCGCGCCCGCGCGGGCTTGCAGGTGCTGCTGCACATAGACGCCGCCGGCTCGCTGTTCTGGGGCTCGCACCGGCTGGCCAAAGCGTTGCGTCGCGACGGAGTGCACGTGCGCTGGTTTCATCGCTGGAGCTGGCGCCACCCATCCCGCTACAATCGCCGCAATCACCGCAAGCTTCTAGTGGTGGACGGGCGCAGCGGTTTTCTCGGCGGATTCAATATCCATCGCGAGAATTCGCGCACGCTGTACGGCGAGCGCCGCTGGCGCGACACGCACGTGGAAGTGCAGGGTGCCGCGGCGCATAACCTGCAAATCATGTTCGACGCGTTCTGGCGCGGCCAGCGATTGCGCTCGCCCGTGCTGCGTGCGCCGCAGGCGACGCTCATCACCAACCGTGCGCACCATGGCCGACGGGTGCTGCGCGCGCTGTACGCCCTGCGCGCCGACCTTGCGCTGCGGCGCGTGTGGCTCAGCACTCCCTACTTCGTGCCCGATCGGCGTACCCAGCGTGCGTTGTGCAATGCCGCGCACCGTGGCGTGGATGTATGCGTGCTGGTGCCGCGCAAGAGCGATGTACGCATAGCACAATGGGCCGCGCGTGCCGCGTATGCGGGACTGCTGAATGCAGGTGTGAAAATCTACAAATATCAGCCGCGCATGCTGCATGCCAAGACCGTGGTCGTGGACGGCCAGTGGGGGAGTGTGGGCACCGCCAACATCGATTACCGCAGTTTCTTTCTGAACTATGAATTAGTCCTGACCGCGCGCCAGCCGCCGTTTGTGGCGGAGCTTGAGGCTCAATTTCTGGACGATTTGGCGCAGGCGGAAGCGGTGTATCCGGGGCGCTGGGCCCAACGCGGCTGGCTCGGGCGGGTGCTGGAATTGATTGGCTGGCTTGCCCGCCGGTGGCTGTGA
- a CDS encoding FAD-dependent oxidoreductase, whose translation MSNTTDSGPDFTAGVSIAEIPEGRSLLGHVGKDAVILTRQGSEIFATGAVCTHYHGPLAKGLVVGDTVHCPWHHACFSLRNGEVLSPPGLNPIPCWRVEQSDGKVFVRDKQPLAQRTRRPKPGKPVNPDSVVIVGGGAAGEAAATTLRFCGYDRPITILSAEDGLPPDRPNLSKDYLAGTAPEAWVPVRGENHYRDHDIRLLNQTQVTALDPKRKTLRTQDGREFNYGALLLATGAEPIRLKIPGADSPRLHYVRSVADSRGIIRAVEQGARRALVIGASFIGLEVAASLRARKLEVHVVAPELHLMERVFGTALGDFILGLHESKGVVFHLGRTVSAIGEHGVTLSTGEILETDLIVAGIGVRPVTALAEQAGLKIERGVVVDEYLRTHAPEVFAAGDIARWPDPHSQQSIRVEHWAVAQHQGQVAARNMLGYAERYTAVPFFWSQHYDVSFNYVGHAESWDRIELEGNLAKFDCAVTYFQGTRTLALATLWRDRQSLEWEARMQAGVAS comes from the coding sequence ATGTCGAATACTACCGATTCCGGGCCGGACTTTACGGCGGGCGTGTCCATTGCCGAAATTCCAGAAGGCCGATCGCTCCTGGGTCATGTCGGCAAAGATGCCGTGATTTTGACGCGCCAAGGCAGCGAGATTTTCGCGACTGGCGCTGTGTGCACGCATTATCACGGACCCCTGGCCAAGGGGCTGGTGGTGGGCGATACGGTGCACTGCCCCTGGCATCACGCGTGTTTCAGCCTGCGGAACGGCGAAGTCCTGTCACCGCCCGGACTCAACCCCATCCCGTGCTGGCGCGTCGAACAGAGCGACGGCAAGGTGTTCGTGCGCGACAAGCAGCCGCTGGCGCAACGCACACGCCGGCCGAAGCCGGGTAAGCCCGTAAATCCCGATTCCGTGGTGATTGTCGGCGGCGGGGCCGCAGGTGAAGCCGCGGCCACCACGCTGCGGTTCTGCGGTTACGACCGGCCGATTACCATCCTGAGTGCCGAGGACGGCCTGCCGCCGGACCGGCCGAATCTGTCCAAGGATTACCTCGCGGGCACGGCGCCGGAAGCCTGGGTGCCGGTGCGCGGGGAAAACCATTACCGCGACCACGACATCCGTCTGCTCAACCAGACCCAGGTCACGGCGCTCGATCCCAAGCGTAAAACCCTGCGCACGCAGGATGGTCGTGAGTTCAACTATGGCGCACTGCTGCTCGCTACCGGCGCCGAGCCTATCCGCCTGAAAATTCCCGGCGCCGACTCGCCACGGCTGCACTATGTACGCAGCGTGGCCGACAGCCGCGGCATCATTCGTGCGGTGGAGCAGGGCGCGCGGCGTGCGCTGGTGATCGGCGCGAGCTTCATCGGCCTGGAAGTTGCAGCATCGCTGCGCGCCCGCAAGCTCGAGGTGCACGTGGTGGCGCCGGAGCTGCACCTCATGGAGCGCGTATTCGGCACCGCGCTGGGCGATTTCATTCTGGGTCTGCACGAATCCAAGGGCGTGGTGTTCCATCTAGGCCGCACGGTCTCCGCCATCGGTGAGCACGGGGTAACACTCAGCACTGGCGAAATTCTGGAAACCGATCTGATCGTGGCCGGCATCGGCGTACGGCCGGTGACTGCGTTGGCGGAACAGGCCGGTCTCAAGATTGAACGCGGCGTGGTGGTGGATGAATACCTGCGCACCCATGCGCCCGAGGTGTTCGCCGCGGGCGACATCGCGCGCTGGCCAGATCCGCACAGTCAGCAGAGCATCCGCGTGGAGCATTGGGCGGTAGCCCAGCACCAGGGGCAGGTGGCGGCGCGCAACATGCTCGGTTATGCAGAACGCTACACGGCCGTACCGTTTTTCTGGAGCCAGCACTACGACGTGAGCTTCAACTACGTGGGGCACGCAGAGAGCTGGGATCGCATCGAGCTGGAGGGCAATCTGGCCAAATTCGATTGCGCCGTGACCTACTTTCAGGGCACGCGCACGCTGGCACTCGCCACCTTGTGGCGCGACCGCCAGAGTCTCGAGTGGGAAGCCCGCATGCAAGCGGGCGTTGCCAGCTGA
- a CDS encoding LpqB family beta-propeller domain-containing protein, whose translation MLRSLPKMLGVPCVAALLAFVCVGTYAQPAAQNFSMEQVLGYPYPGNLVSSPNGNVIAWVLDQRGVRNIWAAFGPNYQPKLVTHYENDDGQELSNLSISTDGQYLVYVRGGDHDANWPEFPPPDPASSPVEPKMQVWSVSLTTGEPRVLAEGDAPAISPDGKRVAFIHQPDNSVWWVPIDASQKAQPLFFDRGKDSDLQWSPDGSALAFVSDRGDHGFIGVYRNDDTPIEYLAPATANDLEPRWSPDGTRVAFLRTPGTGGAPQSILEWHPVPWSIWVASVQSGQGRAVWDSPDTLRASFPQEGGDPDLHWVAGNQLAFLCEADNWPHLYVVSANGGNARLLTAGKFMIEDLAVAPDGKFLVYSANSGSTPGDNDRRHLFRIAVSGGVPQAVTTGTHSQWSPVLTNAGKSLAFVDAGARQPPLVMAGAVDAHRWLTLDRNQIPDDFPADQLIAPQPVSFRSADGWQVQGQLFEKPGGAARKPAIIFVHGGPPRQMLLTWHNMDYYSNSYAVNQYLANHGFIVLSVNYRLSIGYGHDFHYPAHWGPTGASEYQDVLAGARFLQRDARVDARRIGIWGGSYGGYLTALALARNSDIFKAGVDFHGVHDWSMFADDWFGKPMQRYQMPDMKALMKTFWESSPDAEIAKWKSPVLLIQGDDDRNVHFHQMVDLVRRLQLQRVPYQEIVIPNEIHGFLRYHSWLEADQATADFFAQQFAGTHGS comes from the coding sequence ATGCTTCGTTCACTGCCAAAGATGCTCGGAGTGCCATGCGTCGCCGCGCTGCTCGCGTTTGTCTGTGTCGGCACATACGCCCAGCCGGCGGCACAGAACTTCAGCATGGAACAGGTGCTGGGCTATCCGTATCCCGGCAACCTGGTGTCTTCTCCCAACGGCAACGTGATTGCCTGGGTGCTGGACCAGCGGGGGGTGCGCAACATCTGGGCCGCGTTTGGTCCGAACTACCAGCCGAAGCTGGTGACGCACTACGAAAACGATGACGGCCAGGAACTCAGCAACTTGAGCATTTCCACTGACGGCCAATACCTGGTGTATGTGCGCGGCGGAGATCACGACGCCAACTGGCCGGAATTTCCGCCACCCGATCCAGCCTCGAGCCCGGTGGAGCCGAAGATGCAGGTGTGGTCCGTGTCCCTGACCACCGGGGAGCCACGAGTGCTGGCCGAGGGCGATGCGCCGGCGATTTCGCCCGACGGCAAACGCGTGGCCTTCATCCACCAGCCGGACAACAGCGTGTGGTGGGTACCGATTGACGCCAGCCAGAAGGCCCAGCCGCTGTTCTTCGATCGCGGCAAGGATTCCGATCTGCAATGGTCACCCGACGGTAGCGCGTTGGCATTTGTCTCCGATCGCGGCGATCACGGTTTCATCGGCGTGTACCGCAACGACGACACGCCCATCGAATATCTGGCACCTGCGACGGCCAACGATCTGGAACCGCGTTGGTCGCCGGATGGCACGCGTGTCGCGTTTCTGCGTACGCCCGGCACTGGCGGTGCGCCGCAGTCCATTCTCGAATGGCATCCCGTGCCATGGTCCATCTGGGTGGCCAGCGTGCAGAGCGGGCAGGGGCGCGCCGTGTGGGACAGCCCGGATACGCTGCGCGCATCATTTCCGCAGGAAGGCGGTGATCCGGATCTGCACTGGGTGGCCGGCAACCAACTGGCGTTCCTCTGCGAAGCCGACAACTGGCCGCATCTTTACGTGGTGTCGGCTAACGGCGGCAATGCGCGCCTGCTCACCGCCGGCAAATTCATGATCGAGGATCTGGCGGTGGCGCCCGACGGCAAATTTCTGGTGTATTCCGCCAACAGCGGCAGCACGCCGGGCGATAACGACCGCCGGCACCTGTTTCGCATCGCGGTGAGCGGCGGCGTTCCGCAAGCCGTAACCACCGGCACTCACAGTCAATGGAGCCCGGTGCTGACGAATGCCGGCAAGTCGCTCGCATTTGTGGACGCCGGCGCGCGCCAGCCGCCGCTGGTCATGGCGGGTGCGGTTGACGCGCATCGCTGGCTTACGCTGGATCGCAACCAGATACCCGATGATTTTCCCGCCGACCAGTTGATCGCGCCCCAACCGGTGAGCTTCCGGTCGGCCGACGGTTGGCAGGTGCAGGGCCAGTTGTTTGAAAAACCGGGTGGTGCGGCCAGGAAACCGGCGATCATTTTCGTGCACGGCGGGCCACCGCGGCAGATGCTGCTCACCTGGCACAACATGGACTATTACAGCAACAGCTATGCCGTGAACCAATACCTGGCCAACCACGGCTTCATCGTGCTGTCGGTGAATTACCGTCTGAGCATCGGCTACGGTCATGATTTCCATTACCCGGCGCATTGGGGACCCACCGGCGCGTCCGAGTACCAGGACGTGCTGGCGGGCGCACGCTTTCTGCAGCGCGATGCACGCGTGGACGCGCGGCGCATCGGCATCTGGGGCGGATCCTACGGCGGTTATCTCACCGCGCTCGCCCTGGCGCGCAACTCCGACATCTTCAAGGCCGGCGTGGACTTTCACGGCGTGCATGATTGGTCGATGTTTGCCGACGACTGGTTCGGCAAACCCATGCAGCGCTACCAGATGCCGGACATGAAAGCGCTGATGAAAACCTTCTGGGAATCTTCACCGGATGCCGAAATTGCCAAATGGAAATCACCGGTGCTGCTGATCCAGGGCGACGACGACCGCAACGTGCACTTCCACCAGATGGTGGATCTGGTGCGCCGCCTGCAATTGCAGCGTGTGCCGTATCAGGAAATCGTGATCCCCAATGAAATTCATGGCTTTCTGCGCTATCACTCCTGGCTCGAAGCTGACCAAGCCACGGCGGATTTTTTCGCACAGCAGTTTGCCGGCACCCACGGTAGCTGA
- a CDS encoding D-amino acid dehydrogenase, producing the protein MKRSAVVIGAGLLGTTTAWFLAQRDFDVTVIERRAGPGLETSFANGGLLTPSEADPWNAPGTFGRMLRWLGRENSPLLLRPRALPGMLRWGWRFLRASRPQPHLRSTEATLRLALYSLATLDALDQQLALDYQHLHRGTLKVFRERRGLLETQRLAERLRPLGLDSRVLDRDAAVALEPLLADAAQDLVGAIHYPHDGSGDAYLFTAAMQRHAATAGVRFQFDTEISSVQAGARSIRVLHSNRGDIQADVYVLAAGSYSPQLTRPLHLSLPIYPVKGYSLTLQAASGRQLQVPVVDFEQKIVIAPLGERIRIAGTAEFNGYDTAVNLARSSACLQQALALLPKLAEDAAGEGKVTHWTGLRPMTCDGPPILGATPYENLYLNTGHGPLGWTLCAGSAQLVADLVAGRPPELDSRDYSLERFKR; encoded by the coding sequence ATGAAGCGCTCGGCCGTCGTCATCGGCGCCGGGCTGCTCGGCACCACGACCGCGTGGTTTCTCGCGCAACGGGACTTCGACGTCACCGTGATCGAGCGCCGTGCCGGCCCGGGGCTGGAAACCAGTTTTGCCAATGGCGGCTTGCTGACGCCCAGTGAGGCCGATCCCTGGAATGCGCCCGGCACCTTCGGTCGCATGCTGCGCTGGTTGGGGCGCGAGAATTCACCCTTGCTGTTGCGACCGCGCGCCCTGCCCGGGATGCTGCGCTGGGGTTGGCGTTTTCTGCGCGCGTCCCGGCCGCAGCCGCATCTGCGCTCCACCGAGGCGACATTGCGGCTGGCGCTGTACAGCCTGGCCACGCTTGACGCACTCGACCAGCAGCTCGCGCTCGATTATCAGCACCTCCACCGCGGCACCCTGAAGGTTTTCCGTGAGCGCCGCGGTCTGCTGGAAACCCAGCGACTGGCCGAACGGCTGCGGCCGCTGGGCCTGGACTCACGCGTGCTGGATCGGGACGCGGCCGTTGCACTGGAGCCCTTGCTTGCAGATGCTGCACAGGATCTGGTCGGCGCCATTCATTATCCGCACGACGGCAGTGGCGATGCTTACCTGTTCACCGCGGCCATGCAACGGCACGCGGCCACGGCGGGCGTGCGCTTCCAGTTCGACACCGAGATTTCCAGCGTACAGGCTGGCGCCCGGTCCATTCGGGTCCTGCATAGCAACCGCGGCGACATCCAGGCTGATGTGTATGTGCTGGCGGCCGGCAGCTACAGCCCGCAGCTCACGCGCCCGCTACACCTGTCGTTGCCCATCTATCCGGTCAAAGGCTACTCACTGACACTGCAGGCCGCGTCCGGGCGGCAACTGCAGGTTCCGGTGGTGGACTTCGAGCAGAAAATCGTGATCGCGCCGCTAGGCGAGCGGATCCGCATCGCGGGTACGGCCGAATTCAACGGCTACGACACCGCAGTCAACTTGGCGCGCAGCAGCGCGTGCCTGCAGCAGGCGCTCGCACTGCTCCCGAAGCTTGCCGAGGATGCCGCAGGGGAGGGCAAGGTGACGCACTGGACCGGGCTGCGCCCCATGACCTGTGATGGCCCGCCGATCCTGGGCGCCACACCTTACGAAAATCTTTACTTGAATACCGGCCATGGCCCGCTGGGCTGGACGCTGTGCGCAGGCTCGGCGCAGCTGGTGGCGGACCTCGTAGCGGGCCGGCCGCCCGAGCTTGATTCGCGGGATTACAGCCTCGAGCGATTCAAGCGCTGA